The following are from one region of the Candidatus Acidiferrales bacterium genome:
- a CDS encoding DNA translocase FtsK: MATKITPKIARATSSYRLPSPTLLRAPEHTGRLEENELKDRAQTIISKCEEFGVKGTVTQVNPGPVVTTYEFKPEAGIKYSRIASLVDDLCLALRAESILIERLPGKATVGIEVPNLHRETIFLREIIESPEFNRSSSKLTLALGKDLTGHLRVADLGLMPHVLIAGSTGSGKSVMINSMILSMLYKATPEEVKFILVDPKRLELGLYEGVPHLFTPIVTDARLAANVLRNATREMERRLKLLAQRGVRNIEQYNALFKGDQTLSLFSDLEDDEEHAPLPYIVIVIDELADLMMIDQPNPEESITRIAQMARAVGIHLILSTQRPSVDVITGLIKANFPARMSFRVATKVDSRTILDANGAESLLGNGDLLYLPAGSARLHRLHGPLVTESEIVHVCDFWRAQSKPQYHEEFLKFAKDGEEEEAAEESEAPLEEYHDELYDDAVRVVCEMGRASTSTLQRRLRIGYGRAARLIDMMEQDGIVGPADGTKPREVLKKPDYYKEFDESLH, translated from the coding sequence ATGGCAACGAAAATTACGCCCAAAATCGCCAGGGCGACTTCCAGCTACCGGCTACCGTCGCCGACGCTTCTTCGCGCACCGGAGCACACGGGTCGGTTGGAGGAAAACGAGCTAAAGGATCGAGCGCAAACGATCATCTCCAAATGCGAAGAATTTGGGGTAAAAGGCACGGTTACACAAGTAAATCCCGGTCCAGTAGTGACCACTTACGAATTCAAGCCGGAGGCGGGCATCAAATATAGCCGCATTGCCAGTCTCGTCGATGACCTTTGCCTGGCTTTGCGCGCCGAGTCTATTCTTATCGAGCGCTTGCCGGGCAAAGCGACCGTAGGCATCGAGGTTCCCAATCTCCATCGCGAAACCATCTTTCTCCGCGAGATCATTGAGTCTCCTGAGTTCAACCGCTCGTCCTCGAAACTGACGCTTGCTCTTGGCAAGGATTTGACCGGCCACCTCCGCGTCGCTGACCTGGGCTTGATGCCTCACGTGCTGATTGCCGGCTCGACCGGTTCCGGGAAAAGCGTAATGATCAACTCGATGATCTTATCCATGCTTTACAAGGCGACGCCGGAGGAGGTGAAATTCATTCTGGTTGATCCCAAGCGGCTGGAGCTTGGACTCTATGAGGGCGTGCCTCATCTCTTCACGCCCATTGTCACCGATGCGCGGCTGGCGGCGAACGTCCTGCGAAACGCGACGCGAGAGATGGAACGCCGGTTGAAACTCCTGGCGCAGCGTGGGGTAAGAAATATCGAACAATACAATGCCCTGTTCAAAGGCGACCAAACGCTCAGTCTGTTTTCCGATCTGGAAGACGACGAAGAACATGCTCCCCTGCCGTACATTGTCATCGTGATTGATGAGCTGGCCGATCTCATGATGATTGATCAGCCCAACCCGGAAGAGTCCATCACTCGCATCGCGCAGATGGCCCGGGCGGTGGGAATCCATTTAATCCTTTCGACACAACGGCCGTCGGTGGACGTGATCACCGGCCTGATCAAGGCGAATTTTCCGGCGCGCATGTCGTTTCGGGTGGCCACAAAAGTAGACTCGCGCACGATCCTGGATGCCAACGGGGCTGAATCGCTGCTCGGCAACGGCGACCTGCTCTACCTCCCCGCCGGTTCCGCCCGGCTCCACCGGCTCCACGGGCCGTTGGTCACGGAAAGCGAGATCGTACACGTGTGCGACTTCTGGCGGGCCCAGTCCAAACCGCAATACCACGAGGAGTTTTTGAAATTTGCGAAGGATGGAGAAGAAGAGGAAGCAGCCGAGGAGAGTGAAGCTCCTCTCGAGGAATATCACGATGAGCTCTATGACGATGCGGTGCGGGTGGTTTGCGAGATGGGCCGCGCATCCACTTCCACGCTGCAACGGAGGTTACGGATTGGCTACGGCCGCGCCGCGCGGCTCATTGACATGATGGAGCAGGATGGAATCGTTGGCCCTGCCGATGGCACGAAACCTCGCGAAGTCCTCAAGAAGCCGGACTACTACAAAGAATTCGACGAGTCCTTGCACTGA
- a CDS encoding DUF72 domain-containing protein, translated as MNERKTIWIGTSAFTAAGWPGTFYPAELKPSDYLSYYSQHFDTVEVDSTFYRIPSATTTRNWYAKTPPGFVFAAKVPQTITHEQVLVDCDDETKKFLAAMEPLGEKLGPLLLQFPYFNRQAFSSVDGFLERLAPFLKKLPKTHRFAVEIRNKGWIGPKLLEVLRERRVALGLIDHPWMPRPAELLARIDPVTSDFTYIRWLGDRKTIEERTKTWDKVIVNRRRDLEEWVEACRTFNQRSIAIFGYANNHYAGHAPATVRQFWELWHKR; from the coding sequence ATGAATGAGCGGAAGACGATTTGGATCGGGACCTCGGCGTTTACGGCAGCGGGGTGGCCGGGGACATTCTATCCAGCGGAGCTCAAGCCGAGCGACTACCTGAGCTACTACTCCCAGCACTTCGACACGGTGGAAGTGGACAGCACGTTCTATCGCATCCCCAGCGCGACGACGACGCGAAACTGGTACGCCAAGACGCCGCCGGGGTTTGTCTTTGCGGCCAAGGTGCCACAGACCATCACCCACGAGCAGGTCCTGGTGGATTGCGATGACGAAACCAAGAAATTCCTGGCGGCGATGGAGCCCCTCGGGGAGAAGCTGGGGCCGCTGCTACTCCAGTTCCCGTATTTCAACCGGCAGGCCTTTTCCAGTGTGGACGGGTTCTTGGAGCGGCTGGCGCCGTTTTTGAAGAAACTCCCAAAGACCCATCGCTTCGCGGTTGAAATTCGCAATAAAGGCTGGATCGGACCAAAACTCCTCGAGGTGCTACGGGAACGCAGGGTGGCGCTGGGGCTGATAGACCATCCGTGGATGCCACGGCCCGCGGAGTTGCTGGCGCGCATCGACCCCGTCACGAGCGATTTCACCTACATTCGTTGGCTGGGCGACAGGAAAACAATCGAGGAGAGGACAAAGACCTGGGACAAGGTGATTGTAAACCGGCGTAGAGACCTTGAGGAGTGGGTGGAAGCCTGCCGGACGTTCAACCAGCGCAGCATTGCGATCTTTGGCTATGCGAACAACCACTACGCCGGCCATGCGCCGGCGACGGTGCGGCAGTTCTGGGAGTTGTGGCACAAGAGGTGA
- a CDS encoding ABC transporter permease, producing MPFRGQIAVLMLGAVLFLLCILGVGLFISTVSATQQQAMLSAFFFNQPAIVFSGFGLPISSMPEALQWLSYPDPLRHFLLVIRSVYLKGMGLEVLWPDMLTMATIGVALLSVSVVRFRKSLDCGSRCFATAACG from the coding sequence ATTCCGTTTCGGGGCCAGATTGCGGTCCTAATGCTGGGTGCGGTTCTCTTCTTGCTCTGTATTCTGGGCGTGGGTTTGTTCATCTCCACCGTCTCCGCGACCCAGCAACAGGCCATGCTTTCGGCCTTTTTCTTCAACCAGCCCGCGATAGTCTTTTCGGGGTTCGGCCTTCCGATCAGCAGTATGCCTGAGGCTCTTCAGTGGCTCTCCTACCCAGACCCATTGCGCCACTTTCTCCTGGTCATCCGCAGCGTGTACCTGAAGGGCATGGGCTTGGAAGTGCTTTGGCCCGACATGCTGACGATGGCAACTATCGGCGTGGCGTTACTGTCCGTCAGTGTCGTCCGCTTCCGCAAGTCCCTGGATTGTGGTTCCCGCTGTTTTGCTACGGCGGCGTGTGGATAA
- a CDS encoding lytic transglycosylase domain-containing protein: MAYPKELVVLAKEHASRYDLDPCLVCAVVEQESGWNPYAIRVERRFWQQYGEVYRQRYPELLWTRYPDLFAASFGLMQVMYPVAVEHGFRGRFPTELCDPREGLNTGCKILRAKMDATKDSVEEALLRWNGGGRPQYPAEVLSRLSHYTFD, encoded by the coding sequence ATGGCGTATCCGAAGGAGCTGGTTGTACTAGCGAAAGAACATGCCAGCCGCTATGACCTTGACCCGTGCCTCGTCTGCGCCGTGGTGGAGCAGGAGTCTGGCTGGAATCCTTACGCAATCCGGGTCGAGCGGCGCTTCTGGCAGCAATATGGCGAGGTCTACCGGCAGCGTTACCCGGAGCTGCTTTGGACTAGATACCCTGATCTGTTCGCGGCGAGTTTCGGGCTTATGCAAGTGATGTACCCGGTTGCTGTGGAGCACGGCTTCCGCGGGAGATTTCCGACGGAGCTGTGTGATCCGCGCGAGGGTTTGAACACGGGTTGCAAAATTCTTCGGGCCAAGATGGACGCAACGAAAGACTCCGTTGAAGAGGCCCTGTTGCGTTGGAACGGGGGAGGCCGCCCCCAGTATCCGGCCGAGGTTCTTTCGAGACTCAGCCACTATACGTTTGATTGA